A genome region from Urocitellus parryii isolate mUroPar1 chromosome X, mUroPar1.hap1, whole genome shotgun sequence includes the following:
- the Tceanc gene encoding transcription elongation factor A N-terminal and central domain-containing protein translates to MSDKNQTAARASLIEQLMSKRNFEDLGNHLTELEMICVTKEHLQETDVVRAVYRVLKNCPSVALRKKAKCLLLKWKALYKDTHLKPRDSPKLFPSGSNKGENAGLSHDLSQDEILGACSSNLLLSSQDVANHTDMVVTENSTIEMEPKEEHSGSSDPESAGKRSSELQDSTMSLRTKCTELLLAALTSSSTEQPKADLWQNLAREIEEHIFTLYSRNIKKYKACIRSKVANLKNPRNSHLQQNLLSGTMSAREFAGMTVMEMASKELKQLRASYTKSCIQEHYLPQVIDGTQTNKIKCRRCEKYNCKVTVITRGTLFLPSWVRNSNPDEQMMTYVICNECGEQWYHNKWVCL, encoded by the coding sequence ATGTCTGACAAAAACCAGACAGCTGCCAGAGCTTCCCTTATTGAGCAACTGATGTCGAAAAGAAATTTTGAGGATCTTGGCAACCACCTTACTGAACTAGAAATGATTTGTGTGACTAAGGAGCATCTCCAGGAGACAGATGTGGTCAGAGCTGTGTACAGAGTCCTCAAAAACTGCCCCTCCGTGGCTTTGAGAAAGAAAGCTAAGTGTTTGCTGTTAAAGTGGAAAGCTCTTTATAAGGATACTCATTTGAAACCAAGGGACAGCCCTAAATTATTCCCGTCAGGTagtaataaaggagaaaatgcaGGACTTTCTCATGACCTAAGTCAGGATGAAATCCTGGGCGCCTGCAGTTCTAATCTCCTGCTATCCTCCCAAGATGTTGCAAACCACACTGACATGGTGGTGACTGAAAATAGCACTATTGAGATGGAACCTAAAGAAGAGCATTCGGGGAGCAGTGACCCTGAGTCCGCTGGCAAGAGATCAAGTGAGTTGCAGGATTCTACAATGTCCTTGAGAACTAAATGCACAGAACTTCTTCTTGCAGCTTTAACTAGTTCTTCCACAGAGCAGCCAAAAGCTGATTTGTGGCAAAACTTGGCAAGAGAAATTGAAGAGCACATTTTTACCCTTTATTCAAGGaacatcaaaaaatataaagcttGTATCAGAAGCAAAGTGGCCAATTTGAAGAATCCCAGAAACTCTCACTTACAACAAAACTTGCTCTCTGGAACTATGTCTGCAAGAGAATTTGCTGGAATGACCGTCATGGAGATGGCAAGCAAGGAACTGAAGCAGTTGAGAGCTTCCTACACGAAATCTTGTATCCAGGAACATTACCTTCCCCAAGTGATCGATGGCAcacagacaaataaaataaaatgcaggcGCTGTGAGAAATACAATTGCAAGGTTACTGTAATTACCAGAGGAACACTTTTTCTTCCAAGTTGGGTGAGGAATTCAAACCCAGATGAACAAATGATGACCTATGTAATTTGTAATGAATGTGGGGAGCAGTGGTATCATAACAAGTGGGTGTGCTTGTAA